A window of Parasynechococcus marenigrum WH 8102 contains these coding sequences:
- a CDS encoding DUF3104 domain-containing protein, with protein MALASKDAPPFLGFKAGDLVLVEPLSADTAADADWWMGWIIHVDGGARDPRVPTLFQVADCDTGHVRWISADEATRLVLSGLETSNVVDFTSKRRKRLS; from the coding sequence ATGGCCCTGGCGAGCAAAGACGCACCGCCGTTCCTTGGCTTCAAGGCTGGAGACCTGGTGCTCGTTGAACCGCTCTCAGCCGACACCGCTGCAGACGCCGACTGGTGGATGGGCTGGATCATCCATGTGGATGGAGGAGCACGAGATCCGCGCGTGCCGACGTTGTTCCAGGTCGCTGACTGCGATACAGGCCATGTGCGCTGGATCAGCGCCGATGAAGCGACCCGGCTGGTCCTGAGCGGCCTGGAAACCAGCAACGTTGTGGACTTCACGTCGAAGCGGCGCAAGCGCTTGTCGTGA
- a CDS encoding nuclear transport factor 2 family protein has translation MTGKPPFPPFTLETAQQKARMAENAWNSKDPDKVSLAYTEDSVWRNRSEFIHGRAEILAFLQRKWAKELDYKLIKEVWACSGNRIAVRFQYEWHDAEGQWFRAHGNENWEFAENGLMRRREASINDVPIAEGDLLFTWGDGPRPDDFPGLTELGL, from the coding sequence ATGACCGGAAAACCTCCCTTTCCACCGTTCACCCTCGAAACCGCGCAGCAGAAGGCACGGATGGCCGAAAATGCGTGGAACAGCAAGGATCCAGACAAGGTTTCATTGGCCTATACGGAGGACAGTGTCTGGCGCAATCGCAGTGAATTCATCCACGGCCGGGCTGAGATTCTCGCTTTTTTGCAACGCAAGTGGGCGAAGGAACTGGACTACAAATTGATCAAAGAAGTGTGGGCGTGTTCCGGTAACCGCATCGCTGTGCGTTTCCAATATGAGTGGCATGACGCCGAGGGGCAGTGGTTTCGCGCCCATGGCAACGAGAACTGGGAATTTGCCGAGAACGGGTTGATGCGCCGGCGTGAGGCCAGCATCAACGACGTGCCGATCGCGGAGGGCGATCTCCTGTTCACCTGGGGTGATGGCCCAAGACCCGATGATTTCCCGGGTCTGACGGAACTGGGCCTCTGA
- a CDS encoding ABC transporter ATP-binding protein: MELLVQNLSKQFGDKAVLEDINFSMQSGEFITFVGSSGCGKSTLLRLIAGLDHPSGGRIHVDGSPVEGPGPDRGMVFQKYSLYPWLTAADNVAFGMRLQGMTSADVRNRTAYFLEVVGLQDAATKLPRELSGGMQQRVAIARALATNPSVLLLDEPFGALDLQIRETMQEFLLQLWQRTGLTVLLITHDVEEALVLAQRVHVLAPNPGRIIRSLEVTLNKSDLDQLRLSAEFLQLRRSLATSLRQLEPTIG, translated from the coding sequence ATGGAACTGCTGGTTCAGAACCTCTCCAAACAGTTCGGCGACAAAGCCGTCCTCGAGGACATCAACTTCTCGATGCAATCCGGTGAGTTCATCACCTTCGTCGGCAGTTCCGGCTGCGGCAAGAGCACCCTGCTCCGGCTGATCGCCGGCCTGGATCACCCCAGCGGGGGCCGGATCCACGTCGATGGATCCCCCGTTGAAGGGCCCGGCCCCGACCGGGGCATGGTGTTTCAGAAATACAGCCTCTACCCCTGGCTGACTGCCGCCGACAACGTCGCCTTCGGCATGCGGCTACAGGGCATGACGTCGGCTGACGTGCGTAATCGCACCGCCTATTTCCTCGAGGTGGTGGGTCTGCAGGATGCAGCCACCAAACTGCCGAGGGAACTCTCCGGCGGCATGCAGCAACGGGTGGCGATCGCCCGCGCCCTGGCCACCAACCCCAGCGTGCTGCTGCTGGATGAACCCTTCGGTGCTTTGGACCTGCAGATCCGCGAAACCATGCAGGAGTTCCTGCTCCAGCTTTGGCAACGCACCGGCCTGACCGTGCTGCTGATCACCCACGACGTGGAGGAAGCCCTGGTGCTGGCTCAACGCGTGCACGTACTGGCACCGAACCCGGGCCGGATCATCCGCTCGCTCGAGGTGACCCTGAACAAAAGCGATTTAGATCAGCTGCGCCTCAGCGCTGAGTTCCTGCAGCTGCGCCGCAGCCTGGCCACCAGCCTGCGGCAGCTGGAACCAACCATCGGGTGA
- a CDS encoding DUF4278 domain-containing protein, which produces MTLTYRGQKYVQNNAAATNSKRPVLVYRGHKVAQ; this is translated from the coding sequence ATGACCCTGACCTATCGCGGCCAGAAGTACGTCCAGAACAACGCTGCTGCCACCAACAGCAAGCGTCCTGTTCTTGTGTACCGCGGCCACAAAGTGGCTCAGTAA
- the speB gene encoding agmatinase has protein sequence MSSPTDPNGAFQRSHPSEGTQALEKERKLPLTGWQQEVDQAKRLGLEAAESIVDRNISTFSRGELPHFAGINTFMKAPYLEDVNQVGNYDVAIVGVPHDCGTTYRPGTRFGPQGIRRISALYTPYNYEMGVDLREQITLCDVGDIFTIPANNEKSFDQISKGIAHVFASGAFPIILGGDHSIGFPTVRGVCRHLGDKKVGIIHFDRHVDTQEIDLDERMHTCPWFHATNMANAPAENLVQLGIGGWQVPREGVKVCHERGTNVLTVTDITEMGLEAAAQYAIERATDGTDCVYISFDIDCIDAGFVPGTGWPEPGGLLPREALKLLELIVRNVPVCGLEIVEVSPPYDISDMTSLMATRVICDAMAHLVVSGQLPRKDKPAWISDVCNMNVDQKWR, from the coding sequence ATGTCATCCCCAACGGACCCCAACGGGGCCTTTCAGCGTTCGCATCCCAGCGAAGGCACTCAGGCGCTCGAGAAGGAACGCAAGCTGCCCCTCACCGGCTGGCAGCAGGAAGTTGATCAGGCCAAGCGCCTGGGTCTTGAAGCGGCCGAAAGCATCGTGGACCGCAACATCTCCACGTTCTCCCGCGGCGAGCTGCCCCACTTCGCGGGCATCAACACCTTCATGAAGGCGCCCTACCTGGAGGATGTGAACCAGGTGGGCAACTACGACGTGGCCATCGTCGGGGTGCCCCACGACTGCGGCACCACCTACCGCCCCGGCACCCGCTTCGGGCCACAGGGCATCCGCCGCATCTCGGCCCTCTACACCCCCTACAACTACGAAATGGGGGTGGATCTGCGCGAACAGATCACCCTCTGCGATGTCGGCGACATCTTCACCATTCCGGCCAACAACGAGAAGAGCTTCGATCAGATCTCTAAGGGCATCGCCCACGTGTTCGCCAGCGGCGCATTCCCGATCATTCTCGGCGGCGATCACTCCATCGGCTTCCCCACAGTGCGCGGCGTCTGCCGCCATCTGGGTGACAAGAAAGTGGGCATCATCCACTTCGACCGCCACGTCGACACCCAGGAGATCGACCTGGACGAGCGGATGCACACCTGCCCCTGGTTCCATGCCACCAACATGGCCAATGCTCCGGCTGAGAACCTGGTGCAGCTCGGCATCGGCGGCTGGCAGGTGCCGCGCGAGGGCGTGAAGGTCTGCCACGAACGCGGCACCAACGTGCTCACCGTCACGGACATCACCGAAATGGGGTTGGAGGCGGCAGCCCAGTACGCGATCGAACGGGCCACTGACGGCACCGACTGCGTTTACATCTCCTTTGACATCGACTGCATCGATGCCGGCTTCGTTCCCGGCACCGGCTGGCCCGAACCCGGCGGTCTGCTGCCGCGCGAAGCACTCAAGCTGCTCGAGCTGATCGTGCGCAATGTGCCGGTGTGCGGTCTCGAAATCGTGGAGGTGTCGCCGCCGTACGACATCAGCGACATGACCTCACTGATGGCCACCCGCGTGATCTGCGATGCCATGGCCCACCTGGTGGTCAGCGGCCAGCTGCCCCGCAAGGACAAGCCGGCCTGGATCAGCGATGTCTGCAACATGAACGTCGATCAGAAGTGGAGATAA
- a CDS encoding hydrogenase maturation nickel metallochaperone HypA, protein MHEVDMTKCLLISLNEWRQRRDDASAMVETVHLEVGRFTCVEPDQLVTTYNAAVQGTWLDGSRLTITDIPFVGRCLVCNSTYDPVPESAYRSPCCDHPLEEIVSGRELRIRSIDYRSAAGAALESSSIQRMR, encoded by the coding sequence ATGCACGAAGTCGACATGACCAAGTGCCTGCTGATCTCCCTCAATGAATGGCGGCAGCGTCGGGACGACGCCAGCGCGATGGTGGAGACCGTCCACCTCGAGGTGGGCCGCTTCACCTGCGTTGAGCCCGATCAGCTGGTGACCACCTACAACGCCGCGGTGCAGGGCACCTGGCTGGATGGTTCCCGGCTCACCATCACCGACATTCCTTTCGTCGGTCGGTGCCTGGTCTGCAACAGCACCTACGACCCCGTGCCGGAGAGCGCCTACCGCTCCCCCTGCTGCGATCACCCACTGGAGGAGATCGTCAGCGGCCGTGAACTGCGGATCCGCAGCATCGATTACCGCAGTGCGGCCGGCGCTGCCCTTGAGTCCAGCTCCATCCAGCGCATGCGCTGA
- a CDS encoding aromatic ring-hydroxylating oxygenase subunit alpha — translation MKAPQRFLPAQAYTDPELYRWDCSGYAQRYWHPLVAGSALPAGHSLALTLLNQPLLLTRAEDGPPRAFLNRCPHRGVAFQHEREGATACRRLICPYHGWTYSLEGELLAAAREQGFDPPFHRQDWPLPSLPCREDGPLIWVALTQAVTPLDQQLDLVHQRVADLWTQPLHQVRILQRTLRCNWKIAHDNTLDDYHVAVAHPTTLHREQGPVRDYVHHTTALVNLLVTPHADGGCFHTFGLPPWLHLITWPDGRLALLEFLPLSLDSCCMQLRLFAPSAASGEPPTDAANKAWLKELLAFLDEDQPLVESAQRGYRSGLVPGPPHGLEQRIIHWQEIYRQVLPKELAQSLS, via the coding sequence ATGAAGGCTCCGCAACGGTTTCTGCCGGCCCAGGCCTATACCGATCCGGAGTTGTATCGCTGGGACTGCAGCGGTTACGCCCAGCGCTACTGGCATCCCCTGGTCGCTGGATCGGCCCTGCCGGCCGGCCACAGCCTGGCTCTAACCCTGCTGAATCAGCCCCTTCTGCTCACCCGAGCCGAGGACGGACCCCCCCGCGCCTTTCTCAACCGCTGCCCCCACCGCGGCGTGGCCTTCCAGCACGAACGCGAGGGAGCAACCGCCTGCCGTCGCCTGATCTGCCCGTACCACGGCTGGACCTACAGCCTGGAAGGGGAGCTGCTGGCCGCGGCGCGCGAGCAGGGCTTCGATCCCCCCTTCCATCGCCAGGACTGGCCGCTCCCTTCCCTGCCTTGCCGCGAGGATGGCCCCTTGATCTGGGTCGCACTCACCCAGGCGGTGACGCCCCTGGACCAGCAGCTCGACCTGGTGCATCAACGGGTGGCGGACCTCTGGACCCAGCCCCTCCATCAGGTGCGGATCCTGCAGCGCACCCTGCGCTGCAACTGGAAGATCGCCCACGACAACACCCTCGACGACTACCACGTCGCCGTGGCCCATCCAACGACTCTGCACCGCGAACAGGGGCCGGTGCGCGATTACGTCCACCACACCACGGCCCTGGTGAACCTGCTGGTGACGCCCCACGCCGATGGCGGTTGCTTTCACACCTTTGGCCTGCCGCCCTGGCTACATCTGATCACCTGGCCGGACGGCCGTCTGGCGTTGTTGGAGTTTCTGCCCCTCAGCCTCGACAGCTGCTGCATGCAGTTGCGGCTGTTCGCTCCCAGCGCAGCCAGCGGCGAACCGCCGACGGATGCGGCCAACAAAGCCTGGTTGAAAGAGCTGCTGGCCTTTTTGGACGAGGACCAGCCCCTGGTCGAATCCGCTCAGCGCGGCTACCGCAGTGGACTCGTGCCCGGTCCACCCCACGGGCTCGAGCAACGGATCATCCACTGGCAGGAGATCTACCGACAGGTGCTGCCCAAAGAGCTGGCCCAATCGCTCAGCTGA
- a CDS encoding cytochrome P450, which translates to MTAAPLPSTGAVTGLGETLAFFRDPSFSQRRFSELGDVFETKLLAQSIVFIRGERAIGDLLKQEDCLQGWWPDSVRQLLGSKSLANRSGADHKARRRVVGQLFSSAALSRYTPAIEALVNDLANELQQAEGPIPLAARMRRFAFSVIATTVLGLEAENRDALFADFEIWTRALFSIPLALPGTPFARALAARQRLLARLKTVLQTNNNRQQGGLDLLSGGLDEAGLPLDDDDLVEQLLLLLFAGYETTASSLSCLFRALLLNPEVEQWLMQDLNNHERPSRLDATVLEVMRMTPPVGGFFRQNTQSIELADVAIPQGRVIQVVLSSSSTTNQIDLETFRPQRHLDGSFQQTLLPFGGGERVCLGKALAELEIRLMAMGLLQRVQLHLEPDQDLNLQLIPSPTPRDGLLVRATAR; encoded by the coding sequence ATGACGGCCGCACCCTTGCCCAGTACCGGTGCGGTGACAGGCCTCGGCGAAACCCTGGCCTTTTTCCGGGATCCGTCCTTCAGCCAACGCCGCTTCAGTGAGCTGGGAGATGTGTTCGAGACCAAACTGCTGGCCCAGAGCATCGTGTTCATCCGCGGCGAACGCGCTATCGGTGATCTGCTGAAGCAGGAAGACTGCCTTCAAGGCTGGTGGCCAGACAGCGTGCGGCAACTGCTGGGCAGCAAGTCGTTGGCCAACCGCAGCGGTGCAGACCACAAAGCGCGTCGCCGGGTGGTGGGTCAGCTGTTCTCCAGTGCAGCCCTGAGCCGCTACACCCCAGCCATCGAAGCCCTGGTCAACGACCTTGCCAACGAGCTGCAACAAGCAGAGGGCCCAATCCCCCTGGCTGCACGGATGCGGCGCTTTGCCTTTTCAGTGATCGCCACCACGGTGCTGGGGCTTGAGGCCGAGAACCGCGATGCGCTTTTCGCCGATTTCGAGATCTGGACCCGCGCCCTGTTTTCCATCCCCCTTGCCTTGCCAGGAACACCCTTCGCGCGGGCCCTTGCCGCACGGCAACGGTTGCTGGCTCGGCTGAAGACCGTGCTGCAAACCAACAACAACAGGCAACAGGGCGGCCTTGATCTGCTCAGCGGCGGATTGGATGAAGCGGGGCTCCCGCTGGATGACGATGACCTTGTTGAACAACTGCTGCTGCTGCTGTTCGCTGGCTACGAGACCACGGCATCGTCATTGAGCTGCCTGTTTCGGGCCCTGCTGCTCAACCCAGAGGTGGAACAGTGGCTCATGCAAGATCTGAACAACCACGAACGCCCGTCGAGGCTGGATGCCACTGTCCTTGAGGTGATGCGCATGACGCCACCGGTGGGCGGTTTTTTCCGGCAGAACACCCAGTCGATCGAGCTGGCCGATGTGGCGATTCCCCAGGGAAGGGTGATTCAGGTGGTGCTGAGCTCATCGAGCACCACAAACCAGATCGACTTGGAAACCTTCCGGCCCCAGCGTCATCTGGATGGATCGTTCCAACAGACCCTGCTTCCCTTCGGCGGCGGTGAACGGGTCTGCCTGGGTAAGGCCCTGGCGGAACTGGAAATCCGCTTGATGGCGATGGGACTGTTGCAGCGCGTTCAGCTGCATCTCGAGCCCGATCAGGATCTCAACCTGCAGTTGATTCCCAGCCCAACGCCTCGGGATGGGCTGCTGGTAAGGGCCACAGCCCGTTGA
- the hypB gene encoding hydrogenase nickel incorporation protein HypB — protein sequence MHMPLEDTLGLNLLAANQHQAEHNHEHFQAWNLLCLNLMSSPGAGKTALLERSLPALAAKHKMAVLEGDMTTQLDAERLEAVGIPVVPITTGRACHLDAAMVSGGLTLLKQRLDPTQLDLLLVENVGNLVCPAEFDVGEHHKVALLSVTEGDDKPLKYPLMFRQADVVLITKVDLLPHLPVELAAIRRNILSINPNATVIEVSALSGEGLDVWHQWVRQALADRTAVSSAAARAADQSPALATA from the coding sequence ATGCACATGCCCCTCGAGGACACCCTCGGTCTCAACCTCCTCGCCGCCAACCAGCACCAGGCGGAGCACAACCACGAGCATTTCCAGGCCTGGAACCTGCTCTGCCTCAACCTGATGAGTAGCCCCGGTGCCGGCAAGACCGCCCTGCTCGAACGCTCCCTGCCGGCGTTGGCCGCCAAACACAAGATGGCGGTCCTGGAGGGCGACATGACAACCCAGCTCGATGCCGAGCGTCTGGAAGCCGTCGGCATTCCAGTGGTGCCGATCACCACCGGTCGGGCCTGTCATCTCGATGCCGCCATGGTGAGCGGCGGACTCACGTTGCTGAAGCAACGCCTGGATCCAACCCAGCTCGATCTGCTGCTGGTGGAGAACGTCGGCAACCTTGTTTGCCCCGCTGAATTCGATGTGGGGGAACACCACAAGGTGGCCCTGCTCAGCGTCACCGAGGGCGACGACAAACCGCTCAAGTACCCGCTGATGTTCCGCCAGGCGGATGTGGTGCTGATCACCAAGGTGGATCTGCTGCCCCACCTGCCGGTGGAGCTGGCGGCGATCCGCCGCAACATCCTCAGCATCAACCCCAACGCCACGGTGATCGAGGTCTCCGCCCTCAGCGGCGAAGGCCTCGATGTCTGGCACCAGTGGGTGCGGCAGGCCCTTGCCGATCGCACCGCCGTCTCCTCTGCTGCAGCCAGGGCTGCAGACCAGTCCCCCGCTCTGGCCACCGCCTGA
- a CDS encoding DUF3050 domain-containing protein: MDLQRHPLPEAIVSIADLRVFVEHHVFAVWDFMLLLKALQQHLAPSGVPWVPPKHPRSAGLINSLVAEEECDCLPEALGGPLHLSHFGIYRRAMVEIGADTSAIDAVLQQAMAGDLGSAVPHPRIPPAAARFLTTTQVLIQDGESHALAAAFAYGRELLVPDLFRALLKRLQALALPCPTLCWYLERHIALDGDSHGPLAEAMVLALVGDDAKAMQRVEQVKRQVIEDRKRFWDALHAELRSPVPV; encoded by the coding sequence ATGGATCTCCAGCGCCATCCCTTGCCGGAGGCGATTGTTTCTATCGCAGATCTTCGGGTGTTCGTTGAACACCACGTGTTTGCGGTGTGGGACTTCATGTTGTTGCTCAAGGCGCTGCAGCAGCACCTGGCACCATCCGGTGTTCCCTGGGTGCCGCCCAAGCATCCGCGCAGCGCCGGGTTGATCAACAGCCTGGTGGCGGAGGAGGAGTGTGATTGTCTGCCTGAGGCCCTCGGTGGCCCGTTGCATCTGTCCCATTTCGGCATCTACCGCCGGGCGATGGTGGAGATCGGTGCCGACACCTCGGCCATCGACGCGGTGCTGCAGCAGGCGATGGCCGGTGATCTCGGCAGCGCTGTGCCACACCCGCGGATCCCGCCCGCTGCAGCCCGTTTTCTCACTACCACGCAGGTGCTGATTCAGGATGGTGAGAGCCATGCCCTGGCTGCGGCGTTTGCCTACGGCCGGGAGCTGTTGGTGCCGGATCTGTTCCGTGCGCTGCTGAAGCGACTGCAGGCCCTGGCGTTGCCCTGTCCAACGTTGTGCTGGTACCTCGAACGCCACATCGCCCTCGATGGCGACAGCCATGGCCCGTTGGCCGAGGCAATGGTGCTGGCCCTAGTGGGGGACGACGCCAAGGCGATGCAACGGGTGGAGCAGGTGAAGCGCCAGGTGATCGAGGATCGCAAGCGTTTCTGGGATGCGCTGCATGCTGAGCTGCGCTCACCGGTTCCGGTGTGA
- a CDS encoding ABC transporter substrate-binding protein, translating into MTKQLRNLLIAGLAIVLAVACSKPSTPTLGGTPIVLGYSNWAGWWPWAIAVEEKLFEKNGVNVEMKWFDGYVQSMETFAAGKIDGNSQTLNDTISFLPGENGGEVVVLVNDNSAGNDQIIADASITSIAELKGKTVAVEEGVVDDYLLSLALKDVGLSREDVVIKGMPTDQAATAFAAGQVDAVGAFPPYTGTAMQREGARVIASSKEYPGAIPDLLTVSGDLIKERPDDVQKIVKTWWDVRDFMEKNPEKSEAIMAKRAGIPTEEYEQYKDGTRFFSIDENLEAFSEGEGMQYMPFASESMAEFMVSVGFIPETPDMSNLFDSSFIKKVADS; encoded by the coding sequence ATGACCAAGCAACTCCGCAATCTCCTGATCGCCGGCCTGGCGATCGTTCTGGCCGTCGCCTGTTCCAAGCCCTCAACCCCAACTTTGGGCGGCACCCCGATCGTTCTCGGCTACAGCAACTGGGCCGGTTGGTGGCCCTGGGCCATCGCCGTTGAAGAGAAGCTGTTCGAAAAGAACGGCGTGAATGTAGAGATGAAGTGGTTCGACGGCTACGTGCAGTCGATGGAAACCTTCGCCGCCGGCAAGATCGACGGCAATTCCCAGACCCTGAACGACACCATCTCCTTCCTGCCAGGCGAGAACGGTGGCGAAGTTGTTGTGCTGGTGAACGACAACTCCGCCGGCAACGACCAGATCATTGCTGACGCCTCGATCACCTCCATCGCAGAGCTCAAGGGCAAGACTGTGGCCGTTGAAGAGGGCGTCGTAGACGATTACTTGCTCAGCCTGGCTCTCAAGGACGTTGGCCTCAGCCGTGAGGATGTGGTGATCAAAGGCATGCCCACCGACCAGGCCGCCACAGCCTTTGCCGCCGGGCAGGTGGATGCCGTCGGCGCCTTCCCGCCCTACACCGGCACCGCCATGCAGCGCGAGGGTGCCCGGGTGATCGCCAGCTCCAAAGAGTACCCCGGTGCCATTCCCGATCTGCTCACCGTGAGCGGTGATCTGATTAAGGAACGGCCCGACGACGTTCAGAAGATCGTCAAGACCTGGTGGGACGTGCGCGACTTCATGGAGAAGAACCCCGAGAAATCGGAGGCAATCATGGCCAAGCGGGCCGGCATTCCCACAGAGGAGTACGAGCAGTACAAGGACGGCACCCGTTTCTTTTCGATCGACGAGAACCTGGAAGCCTTCAGCGAAGGCGAAGGCATGCAGTACATGCCCTTCGCCTCGGAATCGATGGCGGAATTCATGGTCTCCGTTGGCTTCATTCCCGAGACGCCCGACATGAGCAACCTGTTTGATTCCAGCTTCATCAAGAAGGTCGCCGACTCCTGA
- a CDS encoding DUF924 family protein encodes MHEAILDFWFEQCRPWQWFRRSETFDQEVRQRFGALVEQALAGGLQSWEAQPSSCLALVLLLDQFSRQIWRGEPRAFAGDQQALRLSQRALALGWIAMEPQRARRQFWLMPMLHSETPAVVQQAIPLLQIHVDQATADLAQRNLEQLQRFGRYPWRDEARRTEQNHP; translated from the coding sequence ATGCACGAGGCCATCCTCGACTTCTGGTTTGAACAGTGCCGTCCTTGGCAGTGGTTTCGCCGCAGCGAGACGTTCGATCAGGAGGTTCGCCAGCGGTTTGGTGCGTTGGTGGAGCAGGCCCTCGCTGGCGGTCTGCAGAGTTGGGAGGCGCAGCCGTCATCGTGTCTGGCGCTGGTGCTGCTGCTGGATCAATTCAGCCGTCAGATCTGGCGGGGCGAGCCCAGAGCCTTTGCCGGCGATCAACAGGCGCTGCGGCTGAGCCAGCGGGCCCTCGCGCTGGGTTGGATTGCGATGGAACCGCAACGGGCCAGGCGCCAGTTCTGGCTCATGCCGATGCTGCACAGCGAAACCCCCGCTGTGGTGCAGCAGGCGATCCCGCTGCTGCAGATCCATGTGGACCAGGCCACGGCAGACCTGGCACAACGCAACCTGGAACAACTGCAGCGCTTCGGGCGCTATCCCTGGCGGGACGAGGCCCGACGAACTGAGCAGAATCACCCCTGA
- a CDS encoding lipocalin-like domain-containing protein, translated as MTASSIQPQQTLQSNPVQGVWSLVSYVVEVQENSETFAPMGDHPTGYVIFTAEGRLSFTLSAQGRQPGSTAEERSDLLNSMIAYTGSYRLEGDRWITQVDVAWNPSWVGTEQTRFYRVENDQLIVSTPWRVMPNWPEKGMTRSIVRFQRC; from the coding sequence ATGACCGCCAGCTCCATCCAGCCCCAGCAGACGCTTCAGAGCAACCCGGTTCAGGGCGTGTGGAGCCTGGTGTCGTACGTCGTGGAGGTGCAGGAGAACAGTGAAACCTTCGCGCCGATGGGAGACCATCCCACCGGGTATGTGATCTTCACGGCCGAAGGGCGGTTGTCCTTCACCCTTTCAGCCCAGGGGCGCCAACCCGGCTCCACAGCTGAGGAGCGATCCGATCTGCTCAACAGCATGATTGCTTACACCGGCAGCTATCGGCTCGAGGGGGATCGCTGGATCACCCAGGTGGATGTGGCCTGGAATCCCTCCTGGGTTGGCACGGAACAAACCCGGTTTTACCGGGTGGAGAACGACCAGCTGATCGTCAGCACCCCTTGGCGGGTGATGCCCAACTGGCCGGAGAAGGGGATGACCCGCAGCATCGTGCGCTTTCAACGCTGTTGA
- a CDS encoding ABC transporter permease produces the protein MTATAAAASKGRGSGLLSLLTLGATPSGAVRGGLQVASLLIPLLAWAAIASLGLVDEKFLPSPGAVFRSLASMAESGILFQDIVASTGRVFAGFLLATVLAVPIGICMGVYPAVCALCEPLIAMLRYMPAAAFIPLLIIYLGIGEEPKIALIFLGTIYFNILMVMDAVKFVPKELIETTLTLGGRSRQVLVKVVARYSLPSIIDTLRINIATSWNLVVVAELVAAEVGLGKRIQLAQRFFRTDQIFAELIVLGLIGFAIDMGFRLLLRLSCRWAV, from the coding sequence ATGACTGCCACTGCCGCCGCTGCATCCAAGGGGAGGGGCTCAGGGCTCCTCTCTCTGCTCACCCTTGGGGCCACCCCATCGGGGGCCGTGCGTGGCGGCCTGCAGGTCGCCTCCCTGCTGATCCCACTGTTGGCCTGGGCGGCCATCGCCTCCCTGGGCCTGGTAGATGAGAAGTTCCTGCCATCACCGGGGGCGGTGTTCCGCTCCCTGGCCTCGATGGCCGAAAGCGGCATCCTGTTCCAGGACATCGTCGCCAGCACCGGTCGGGTGTTCGCTGGCTTTCTGCTCGCCACCGTTCTGGCGGTTCCGATCGGCATCTGCATGGGGGTGTACCCAGCGGTGTGCGCCCTGTGCGAACCCCTGATCGCCATGCTCCGCTACATGCCGGCAGCAGCGTTCATTCCCCTGCTGATTATCTACCTCGGCATCGGCGAGGAACCCAAGATCGCCCTGATCTTTCTCGGCACGATCTACTTCAACATCCTGATGGTGATGGATGCGGTGAAGTTTGTTCCCAAGGAACTGATCGAAACCACCCTCACCCTCGGCGGCCGCAGCCGCCAGGTGCTGGTGAAGGTGGTGGCCCGTTACAGCCTGCCCAGCATTATCGACACCCTGCGCATCAACATCGCCACCTCCTGGAACCTGGTGGTGGTGGCCGAACTGGTGGCGGCCGAAGTGGGTCTGGGCAAACGGATTCAGCTGGCCCAGCGCTTCTTCCGCACCGATCAGATCTTCGCCGAACTGATCGTGCTGGGGTTGATCGGCTTCGCCATCGACATGGGCTTCCGTCTGCTGCTGCGCCTCAGCTGCCGCTGGGCGGTCTGA
- a CDS encoding cupin domain-containing protein: MLKTALPSMAASALLMLGVVGCAGEPTSSGDQASSDAASTDAKIEAIFSGSQTLNGSDLTYPEGKPELRLFRVELPAGGKIPLHTHPAPMLVYVQATDSGELLNTRVQPDGREVSSVFKPGESFIEGASEPHYVENKGDTPTVVWVMVASVEGLPTTEWIK; the protein is encoded by the coding sequence ATGCTGAAAACAGCTCTTCCTTCGATGGCAGCCTCTGCCCTGTTGATGCTTGGTGTTGTTGGTTGCGCCGGGGAGCCAACAAGCTCCGGTGATCAGGCATCATCGGACGCTGCATCGACGGACGCCAAGATCGAGGCGATCTTCAGCGGCAGCCAGACCCTCAATGGCAGCGATTTGACGTATCCCGAGGGCAAGCCGGAGTTGCGTCTGTTCCGTGTTGAGCTCCCTGCGGGGGGCAAGATCCCACTGCACACCCACCCTGCACCGATGTTGGTTTATGTGCAGGCCACCGATTCCGGTGAGCTGCTAAACACCCGTGTGCAGCCGGATGGCCGTGAGGTGAGCAGTGTGTTCAAGCCTGGCGAGAGCTTCATTGAAGGTGCCTCAGAGCCGCACTACGTGGAAAACAAAGGAGACACCCCAACGGTGGTTTGGGTGATGGTGGCTTCTGTGGAGGGGCTACCGACCACGGAGTGGATCAAGTGA